In Leptospira stimsonii, the following proteins share a genomic window:
- a CDS encoding TolC family protein has translation MKKIFTLIILLSLQPILPEESKTAISSSNGEQPSLGIPATSTQSENPIQAEAPNGIPVEFTLDLKTAEEKLWRNNLLLLASRFNIDARKAGIEQAGLYANPNIFIDQSIFAEPTQRYFDFTRSGQTVVQIQQLFLLGGKIGKRVRVAELNARMSEQEFYDLARGLVTKLRKLFYAIYYYRQAITFYDQSLEALGRTVSSAEMGYKRRAILQAEVLRLKALYFFLKKEREDLNIRILEREADLRVLLNDDSLRSSEVKIVPQINEDHLDFLEPAKLKRDELLELARNKRPDLKKAIQALRYEEANLELQHANAIPDLAFGPMYNRGGTAFQNYWGITAQLNIPIFDRNQGNIKASEKAILSKKQELKNTLLEVENEVAVSIETARVKDNLYRKFRNTYTKEYLDLSKDMILSYEKRYITILEFADFFETYRSSVVEMLKLQTDRMDAIEGINYSVGQGILIPKLSDPVTNPKKED, from the coding sequence ATGAAAAAGATTTTCACGCTCATCATTCTGCTCTCGCTACAGCCGATTCTTCCGGAAGAATCAAAAACGGCCATTTCCTCTTCGAACGGGGAGCAACCCAGTCTTGGTATTCCCGCGACTTCGACTCAATCGGAGAATCCGATCCAAGCGGAGGCCCCGAACGGAATTCCGGTCGAATTCACTCTTGATCTCAAAACCGCGGAAGAAAAGCTCTGGAGAAACAACCTTCTCTTACTCGCTTCTCGTTTTAACATCGACGCGCGAAAAGCCGGTATCGAACAAGCCGGACTTTATGCCAACCCGAACATCTTCATCGATCAGAGTATCTTTGCGGAACCGACTCAGAGATATTTCGACTTCACTCGTTCCGGACAAACCGTCGTTCAGATCCAGCAGTTGTTTTTACTCGGCGGTAAGATCGGAAAGAGGGTTCGAGTCGCGGAACTGAACGCTCGTATGAGTGAACAGGAATTTTACGATCTCGCGCGCGGTCTCGTCACCAAGTTAAGAAAACTTTTTTACGCGATCTATTACTATCGTCAGGCGATCACCTTTTACGATCAAAGTTTGGAAGCCCTCGGTAGAACGGTTTCCTCCGCGGAGATGGGTTATAAAAGAAGAGCGATTCTACAGGCTGAAGTTCTGCGTCTCAAGGCCCTTTATTTCTTTCTCAAAAAAGAAAGAGAAGATTTGAATATTCGAATTTTGGAAAGGGAAGCGGACTTGAGGGTTTTGTTAAACGACGACTCTCTTCGTAGTTCGGAAGTTAAAATTGTTCCCCAGATCAATGAAGATCACTTGGACTTTTTGGAACCGGCGAAATTAAAACGGGACGAACTTTTGGAACTCGCAAGAAACAAAAGACCCGATCTCAAAAAAGCGATCCAGGCGCTTCGATACGAAGAAGCCAACTTGGAATTGCAACACGCGAACGCGATTCCCGATCTCGCCTTCGGTCCGATGTACAACCGGGGTGGAACGGCCTTTCAAAACTATTGGGGGATCACCGCTCAGTTGAACATTCCTATCTTTGATAGAAATCAGGGAAACATCAAGGCTTCCGAAAAAGCGATTCTTTCCAAAAAGCAGGAATTGAAGAACACACTTTTGGAAGTGGAAAACGAAGTCGCCGTTTCGATCGAAACCGCGAGAGTCAAAGACAATCTCTACAGAAAATTCAGAAATACTTATACCAAGGAATATCTGGATCTTTCGAAAGACATGATTCTTAGTTACGAAAAACGTTATATAACGATTTTGGAATTTGCCGATTTTTTTGAAACCTATCGTTCCAGCGTCGTAGAAATGCTAAAACTGCAAACGGATCGTATGGACGCGATCGAGGGAATCAATTACTCGGTCGGTCAGGGAATTCTCATTCCGAAATTATCGGATCCCGTTACGAATCCAAAGAAGGAAGACTGA
- a CDS encoding outer membrane beta-barrel protein, which translates to MRIKTLSLVASVLCLVGTSQVFAQTGKKPATEAAVAPAPAKAAEPEDKKWYDQVEFSGFVDVYYMYNLNPKQGNDIDSTRAFETNNKNFAVNAAALTVQKAAEKSSPWGFRVDFQNGLNNPYQENPYTQNNATYNYNMLKQAYISMYFPVLKGMTLDVGKMATHIGYEVLESMSNPNYSIGAIFQNTIPFIHTGARLTTQFTDKWAGTFYIYNSGIGTGYTSPQTAIGDPTKNAAFASSKNFLLEGATERKAIGTQIKGTLIEDKLTITWNTLYSSDNSGARVDPLKAAFATELANNGDPALGKYNVSNPERAKYNKDYWFMNHAILSITPTDKITIDLDYTWSEKSGSLANNGLDQKRYNVDATGSEVFNKDTLFYGLNNKRDVKSTYKAYGIWAKFKINEAWGVNVRAEYIDDKHNNGALTTFNPFMGPNTYVSDYKKANDTIIAESIATALAADPNLGAFAISKDQILQAMSDDYKDYSGTRNAGQYKTFTVTPVWNFTENLLIKLDLRRDWASGKQFVDQKGDKQDYQNGLTLGIVAKF; encoded by the coding sequence ATGAGAATAAAAACATTAAGCCTCGTTGCTTCTGTCCTCTGCCTTGTAGGAACTTCCCAAGTCTTTGCCCAGACTGGGAAAAAACCTGCAACAGAAGCGGCAGTAGCACCCGCGCCGGCCAAAGCGGCCGAGCCAGAAGATAAGAAATGGTATGATCAGGTTGAGTTTTCCGGGTTTGTTGACGTGTATTACATGTACAACCTGAACCCGAAACAAGGAAATGATATCGATTCTACTCGCGCATTCGAGACGAACAATAAGAACTTCGCAGTAAACGCGGCGGCTCTCACGGTCCAAAAGGCCGCAGAGAAAAGTTCCCCTTGGGGATTTCGTGTGGATTTTCAGAACGGTCTCAACAACCCGTATCAAGAAAACCCTTACACTCAGAATAACGCGACTTACAACTACAATATGCTAAAACAAGCATATATCAGTATGTATTTTCCGGTTCTGAAAGGAATGACTTTGGACGTCGGTAAGATGGCTACACATATCGGTTACGAGGTTCTCGAATCCATGAGTAATCCGAACTACTCGATAGGGGCCATCTTCCAAAACACGATCCCTTTCATTCACACCGGTGCTCGCTTAACAACACAGTTTACGGATAAATGGGCTGGAACCTTTTATATCTACAACAGTGGAATCGGCACCGGCTACACTTCTCCGCAGACTGCTATCGGCGATCCTACAAAGAATGCGGCTTTCGCGTCTTCTAAGAACTTCCTCTTGGAAGGAGCGACCGAAAGAAAGGCAATTGGAACTCAAATCAAAGGAACTTTGATCGAGGATAAACTCACGATCACATGGAACACTTTGTATTCAAGTGACAACTCCGGCGCCCGCGTCGATCCCTTGAAAGCGGCTTTCGCAACGGAATTGGCAAACAACGGAGATCCTGCGCTTGGAAAATACAATGTTTCGAATCCGGAAAGAGCGAAATACAACAAGGACTATTGGTTTATGAACCATGCAATCCTTTCCATCACTCCTACGGACAAGATCACAATCGACTTGGATTACACTTGGAGCGAAAAATCGGGAAGTCTTGCGAACAATGGCTTGGATCAAAAACGTTACAATGTGGACGCTACCGGTTCTGAAGTTTTCAACAAGGATACTCTTTTCTACGGTCTGAACAACAAAAGAGACGTAAAATCCACTTACAAAGCTTACGGAATTTGGGCGAAGTTTAAAATCAATGAAGCTTGGGGCGTAAACGTTCGCGCCGAGTACATTGACGACAAACACAACAACGGAGCTTTGACTACGTTTAACCCTTTCATGGGCCCGAACACTTACGTAAGTGATTACAAAAAGGCGAACGATACGATCATTGCGGAATCCATTGCAACTGCGCTTGCGGCAGACCCGAATTTGGGAGCGTTTGCGATCAGCAAAGATCAAATTCTCCAAGCTATGAGCGACGATTACAAAGATTACAGCGGAACCAGAAACGCGGGACAGTACAAAACTTTTACTGTAACTCCTGTGTGGAACTTTACCGAGAACCTCTTAATCAAATTGGATCTTCGTAGAGACTGGGCGTCCGGTAAACAATTCGTTGATCAGAAAGGTGACAAACAAGATTACCAAAACGGTCTGACTTTAGGTATCGTTGCGAAGTTCTAA
- a CDS encoding efflux RND transporter permease subunit: protein MIRNLIEVVLRYRIATLAATMASIVFGTWAWIDIRKEAYSDIADTQVRLIAKFPGKAAVEVEERVTIPIERVLNAIPKVAVRRSRTINGLVVFQFVFEDGTDDYFARTRLLERVRDADIPAEVEPSLGPMSSPVGEIFRYVVESNANHTPMELRTIQDWVIMPKMLQIPGIADVVTFGGLPKQYHVVTTPDKLIRYKLTINDVIKAIQENNLNTGGNLLLQGEQGFPIRSLGAIRDPKHIENIVVKTVNGVPVFIRDLGTVEISHPIPSGVLGYTVQNDQEGLIDVDSSVQGLVAIRRWGDPNIMGERIKARVKEINENYLPDGVQMRTTYDRTDLVNYTLRTIGKTLIEGVVVVSLVLIFFIGSVKASMVVVATIPFAMLFAFLMMNLTGIPASLLSLGAIDFGIIVDGAVIMVENIMRRYRDASPSDKTKGIIRFTVDAASEVGTEIIFSILIIVLAYLPIFSFERIEGRLFKPMAFTISFAILGALIFAMTAIPVMMSYIYRNYFESANPGPIEWHNPIYEWVEKKYERLIEYLVERSKRVVTICFSVVGTLLVVGGLSLGTEFLPEMDEGGFNLRIFFPVGISLPESRKFIPKIRQMIYKNEQVNVVISQLGRNDDGTDPLPPNRLEVLVGLKDYDDWKEKITKQELLLRMRNDLEAGLPGARVSFSQPIMDNLSEAIMGTIADLAVFVSGNDLKVMRQIGEEVLDIVKDMKGASEFGIEQEADSSQLTIRIDREAAARFGINVSDIQQMVEAAIGMQRIDTLYEGPSDIPPKTPARFGIVVRFSKDYRTSQRAIENMPIISPKGERIPLSEVAQVTLEEGPTMIFRQEGRRTVTVRTNIRGRDQGGFVAELQKRVKQKVKLPDGYEIRYGGQYENLSRVGTRLMMVIPVTIAIIFAVLYLLYKNFKYVYVALACLPLSLVGGIYALLLRGYYFNVSGGVGFISLFGIATMSGVLFVSRTNHILMEDDDLSVREAVKKAAVIQLRPMLMTMLLALLGLIPATLASGVGSDVQRPLATVIVGGLFSALLLVLTVLPSLYLILVGERKTYGASKKTSEPLEPYSYLDQYSMEEYEEEELELSKSKVKKTSASKEQKGKASATRKPKKK, encoded by the coding sequence ATGATTCGGAATCTTATCGAAGTTGTACTTCGTTATCGTATCGCCACTCTCGCGGCGACCATGGCATCGATCGTTTTCGGGACTTGGGCCTGGATCGATATTAGAAAAGAAGCATATTCCGATATCGCCGACACACAAGTCCGTCTGATCGCGAAGTTTCCGGGAAAGGCCGCGGTAGAAGTCGAGGAGCGTGTCACGATTCCGATTGAAAGGGTTTTGAATGCGATTCCTAAGGTTGCAGTCAGAAGATCCAGAACGATCAACGGTTTGGTCGTATTTCAATTCGTCTTTGAAGACGGAACGGACGATTACTTTGCGAGAACAAGGCTTCTGGAAAGAGTCCGGGACGCGGACATTCCTGCGGAAGTGGAACCTTCACTCGGACCGATGAGTTCTCCCGTTGGTGAAATTTTCAGATACGTCGTTGAATCCAACGCGAACCACACACCGATGGAACTTCGGACGATCCAAGACTGGGTAATCATGCCGAAGATGTTGCAGATCCCGGGAATCGCAGACGTGGTCACATTCGGCGGTTTGCCGAAACAATATCACGTCGTAACGACTCCGGATAAGTTGATTCGTTACAAACTTACGATCAACGACGTGATCAAGGCGATTCAGGAAAACAACCTAAATACGGGAGGAAATCTCCTCCTCCAAGGGGAACAAGGTTTTCCGATCCGTTCTTTGGGTGCGATTCGCGATCCGAAACATATCGAAAACATCGTAGTAAAAACGGTCAACGGGGTTCCGGTTTTCATTCGTGATTTGGGAACCGTAGAAATTTCACATCCGATTCCGAGCGGGGTTCTCGGTTATACGGTTCAAAACGATCAAGAAGGTCTGATCGACGTGGATTCTTCCGTTCAAGGTTTGGTCGCGATTCGAAGATGGGGCGATCCGAATATTATGGGAGAAAGAATCAAAGCTCGAGTCAAAGAGATCAACGAGAACTATCTTCCGGACGGAGTTCAGATGAGAACTACGTACGACCGAACCGATCTCGTAAACTATACGTTACGCACCATCGGGAAAACTTTGATCGAAGGTGTCGTGGTCGTCAGTTTGGTTTTGATCTTTTTTATCGGAAGTGTTAAGGCGTCGATGGTAGTCGTTGCCACGATTCCGTTCGCGATGTTGTTCGCGTTTTTGATGATGAATCTCACAGGGATTCCGGCCAGCTTACTTTCATTAGGCGCAATCGACTTCGGAATTATCGTGGACGGTGCGGTGATCATGGTGGAGAATATCATGCGTCGTTATCGGGACGCTTCCCCTTCGGATAAAACGAAAGGAATCATCCGTTTTACCGTGGACGCGGCTTCGGAAGTGGGAACCGAGATCATATTCTCCATTTTGATCATCGTACTTGCGTATCTCCCGATTTTTTCTTTTGAGAGAATCGAAGGACGTCTTTTTAAACCGATGGCGTTTACGATTTCCTTTGCGATTCTCGGTGCTTTGATTTTTGCGATGACCGCGATCCCGGTGATGATGTCCTATATTTATCGAAATTATTTCGAATCGGCGAACCCCGGTCCGATCGAATGGCACAACCCGATCTACGAATGGGTCGAGAAAAAATACGAAAGACTGATCGAATATCTCGTCGAACGTTCGAAACGGGTCGTCACGATTTGTTTCTCTGTGGTTGGGACGTTACTCGTCGTCGGAGGCCTTTCTCTGGGAACCGAATTCTTACCTGAGATGGACGAAGGCGGTTTTAACCTTAGAATTTTCTTTCCTGTTGGAATCTCCCTGCCGGAGTCCAGAAAATTTATCCCGAAGATCAGACAGATGATCTATAAGAATGAACAAGTCAACGTAGTCATTTCTCAGCTTGGAAGAAACGACGACGGAACGGATCCGCTTCCTCCGAACCGATTGGAAGTTCTCGTCGGTTTAAAAGATTACGACGACTGGAAGGAAAAGATCACCAAACAAGAGTTATTGCTTCGGATGAGAAATGACTTGGAAGCGGGTCTTCCCGGTGCACGGGTTAGCTTTTCGCAACCGATCATGGATAACCTTTCCGAGGCGATCATGGGAACGATCGCGGATCTCGCGGTCTTCGTTTCCGGGAATGACTTGAAAGTGATGCGACAGATCGGAGAAGAGGTTCTTGATATCGTAAAAGACATGAAAGGTGCGAGCGAATTCGGAATCGAACAGGAAGCGGACAGCTCTCAGTTGACGATTCGAATCGACCGAGAAGCCGCGGCGCGTTTTGGAATCAACGTAAGCGATATTCAACAGATGGTCGAAGCCGCGATCGGGATGCAGAGAATCGACACTCTTTATGAAGGACCTTCCGATATTCCTCCAAAAACTCCGGCGCGGTTTGGAATCGTAGTCCGCTTCTCAAAAGATTATCGAACCTCTCAAAGAGCGATTGAAAACATGCCGATCATTTCTCCAAAAGGGGAACGGATTCCTCTTTCCGAAGTCGCTCAGGTTACTTTAGAAGAAGGCCCGACGATGATCTTTCGTCAAGAAGGAAGAAGAACCGTCACCGTTCGAACCAACATTCGGGGAAGAGACCAGGGCGGTTTTGTCGCCGAGTTGCAAAAACGAGTCAAACAAAAAGTCAAACTTCCGGACGGATACGAGATTCGATACGGAGGACAATACGAGAATCTCTCCCGAGTTGGGACTCGATTGATGATGGTGATTCCAGTTACGATCGCGATCATCTTTGCCGTGCTCTATCTACTTTATAAAAACTTTAAGTATGTCTACGTCGCGCTTGCTTGTTTGCCTCTTTCTTTGGTGGGCGGAATTTATGCGCTCCTGCTTCGAGGTTATTACTTCAACGTTTCCGGAGGTGTGGGATTTATTTCCTTATTCGGAATCGCGACGATGTCGGGGGTTCTTTTCGTCTCGAGGACCAATCACATATTGATGGAAGACGACGACCTGAGCGTTCGCGAAGCCGTTAAAAAAGCGGCGGTGATTCAGCTTCGACCGATGCTCATGACGATGCTCTTAGCGCTTCTTGGTCTGATTCCTGCAACCCTCGCTTCCGGCGTCGGTTCCGATGTGCAAAGACCGTTGGCAACCGTGATCGTGGGCGGGTTGTTTTCGGCGCTACTATTGGTTCTTACCGTTCTTCCTTCTCTCTATCTAATCTTAGTTGGAGAGAGAAAGACATACGGCGCTTCAAAGAAAACCAGCGAACCTTTGGAGCCGTATTCTTATCTGGATCAATATTCGATGGAAGAATACGAGGAAGAAGAATTGGAACTCTCCAAAAGCAAGGTCAAAAAAACATCTGCTTCGAAGGAACAGAAGGGGAAGGCCTCGGCGACAAGGAAACCGAAAAAGAAATAG
- a CDS encoding ribonuclease HI family protein, whose amino-acid sequence MIQIYCDGASKGNPGPSSIGVAGLIDNKEEFTLSEKIGETTNNVAEWSALKRGLEECIRRKHESVHAFMDSELVVRQVTGRYKVKHPNLLEYKKEVDKLVSTLQSFQITHVPREKNALADRLANEAFTK is encoded by the coding sequence TTGATCCAGATCTATTGTGACGGAGCGTCCAAGGGAAACCCCGGTCCGTCCTCGATCGGAGTCGCCGGTCTTATTGACAACAAAGAAGAATTCACACTTTCCGAAAAGATCGGAGAAACCACAAATAACGTCGCTGAATGGTCGGCGCTCAAACGAGGTCTGGAAGAATGTATTCGCAGAAAACACGAATCCGTTCACGCGTTTATGGATTCCGAACTCGTGGTTCGACAAGTGACGGGAAGATACAAGGTAAAACATCCCAATCTTTTGGAATACAAAAAGGAAGTGGACAAACTCGTTTCCACGTTACAATCTTTCCAGATCACCCATGTTCCCCGTGAAAAAAACGCACTCGCCGATCGACTCGCCAACGAAGCCTTTACGAAATAA
- a CDS encoding efflux RND transporter periplasmic adaptor subunit codes for MKLPFTKRTTFILGIAAFIAIVSLAVLGLSKRGKPTIHLPSKAIVHDKGEWIEFKENSPGLEIIKTAQIGKEGEFVEVEAPARLIASSSPSMSGGEKIILFESADLNDLYVGYIHSKNSLNRSRKNLERIKDMFKHRVATEKDLIEAETEAENDAAELAEFEGKLRAVGLNPAELRNASALSAWIICDVPESQLQSLKKGKKVKLKFSSFPEIAWTGTAEALGDNVDPTTRTVKVRIAVRNEGYVLKPGMFATVRFPEDRKGDTVVIPFTSVITVESRSYVFVEESPREFYKREVILGTSGEDRVTVVEGLTKGDKVVVEGTILLKGLSFGF; via the coding sequence ATGAAATTACCCTTTACGAAACGCACCACATTCATTCTTGGAATCGCGGCTTTTATCGCCATCGTTTCCCTCGCCGTTCTCGGACTTTCCAAACGTGGAAAACCGACGATTCATCTTCCTAGCAAAGCGATCGTTCACGATAAAGGAGAATGGATCGAATTTAAGGAGAACAGCCCCGGTTTGGAAATCATTAAAACCGCTCAGATCGGCAAAGAAGGAGAATTCGTCGAGGTGGAAGCACCGGCTCGTTTGATCGCTTCCTCTTCTCCTTCCATGAGCGGCGGTGAAAAAATCATTCTTTTCGAATCGGCAGATTTGAACGACCTTTATGTGGGTTATATTCATTCGAAGAATAGTCTGAACCGTTCCCGTAAGAATCTCGAGCGGATCAAGGATATGTTCAAACACAGGGTCGCGACCGAAAAGGATCTGATCGAAGCGGAGACGGAGGCGGAAAACGACGCGGCTGAACTCGCGGAATTCGAAGGAAAACTTCGAGCCGTAGGTTTGAATCCGGCAGAACTCAGAAATGCAAGCGCGCTGAGCGCTTGGATCATTTGCGACGTTCCAGAATCTCAACTTCAAAGTTTGAAAAAAGGGAAGAAGGTGAAACTGAAATTCTCCAGTTTCCCTGAAATCGCTTGGACAGGAACCGCAGAAGCCTTAGGAGACAACGTGGACCCAACCACTCGTACGGTAAAAGTTCGGATCGCGGTTCGAAACGAAGGTTACGTTTTAAAACCCGGTATGTTCGCTACGGTCCGTTTTCCGGAAGATAGAAAAGGAGATACCGTAGTCATTCCTTTTACTTCCGTGATCACCGTTGAAAGCAGAAGTTATGTTTTCGTGGAAGAATCTCCTCGCGAATTTTACAAAAGAGAAGTGATCTTAGGAACGTCAGGCGAGGATCGAGTCACCGTTGTGGAAGGACTTACCAAAGGCGACAAAGTCGTAGTGGAAGGAACCATTCTTCTCAAAGGACTCAGCTTCGGTTTCTAA
- a CDS encoding CCA tRNA nucleotidyltransferase: MTELDPSVLIGKIPEPFRSDILSLTQTIRNAGGECYVVGGSVRDLVLDVKPEEFDLTTSLLPEQILFLFKRTVPTGLKHGTVTVLFHDRAYEITTFRKDADYVDGRRPESVEFGVSLSEDLKRRDFTMNALALDLERKLLIDEHDGIKDIQNQIIRTIGDPIGRFTEDGLRPIRALRFVSSLGFSLDPHTAEAIRTCRNITAKVSRERVHDELNKTLKSKDPFPSLQLFKKFQILELFTNVALYPNENEPAAERMKEIPTFPLSLRLTFLHAWLFGSFAVGTHSKQFLKDLRYSNHNTKDSIFFAGILYEILAWKEKKEISDAEIRKILLHPTCVHATRENLLIVLEHILKLCFVYEPSLRSVLHSSRVLALAKEPQALLVTELAVRGEDILKHRPQLPPKEIGGILSSLLIYVLENPLENRKEILLQRIPV; the protein is encoded by the coding sequence ATGACTGAACTGGATCCTTCCGTTTTGATCGGGAAAATCCCCGAACCCTTTCGTTCCGATATTCTTTCTCTGACACAAACGATCCGAAACGCAGGCGGAGAATGTTACGTCGTCGGAGGTTCCGTCCGAGATTTAGTCCTCGACGTCAAACCGGAAGAATTCGATCTCACGACGTCTCTTTTGCCCGAACAGATTCTTTTTCTTTTCAAAAGAACCGTTCCGACCGGACTCAAACACGGAACCGTGACGGTTTTGTTTCACGATCGTGCCTACGAAATCACGACCTTTCGAAAAGACGCCGACTACGTGGATGGAAGAAGACCCGAAAGCGTAGAATTCGGAGTTTCCTTGAGTGAAGATTTGAAACGCAGAGACTTCACGATGAACGCGCTTGCGCTCGACTTGGAAAGAAAACTCCTCATCGACGAACACGACGGGATCAAAGACATTCAAAACCAAATCATAAGAACGATCGGAGATCCGATCGGAAGATTTACAGAGGACGGACTCCGACCCATCCGCGCTCTCCGTTTTGTGAGTAGCCTCGGATTCTCCTTGGATCCTCATACGGCCGAAGCGATCCGCACTTGTAGAAACATCACGGCGAAGGTTTCGCGCGAACGAGTTCACGACGAACTCAACAAAACACTCAAGAGCAAAGATCCGTTTCCCTCTCTCCAGCTTTTCAAAAAATTCCAAATCTTAGAATTGTTTACAAACGTTGCCCTCTACCCAAACGAGAACGAACCCGCCGCGGAAAGAATGAAGGAGATTCCTACGTTTCCTTTGAGTCTTCGTTTAACATTTTTGCACGCCTGGTTGTTTGGCTCGTTTGCCGTGGGAACTCATTCGAAACAATTCTTGAAAGATCTTCGTTATTCCAATCACAACACAAAGGATTCGATTTTCTTTGCGGGAATTCTTTACGAGATTCTTGCCTGGAAAGAAAAGAAGGAAATCTCGGACGCGGAAATCCGTAAAATTCTTCTTCATCCGACCTGTGTTCACGCAACCCGGGAGAATCTTTTGATCGTCCTCGAACATATCCTCAAACTTTGTTTTGTGTATGAGCCTTCTCTTCGTTCGGTCTTGCATTCTTCTCGCGTTCTTGCTTTGGCGAAAGAGCCGCAAGCTTTACTCGTGACCGAACTCGCCGTTCGAGGGGAAGACATTCTCAAACACAGGCCCCAACTTCCTCCGAAAGAAATAGGAGGCATTCTTTCCAGTCTTCTGATTTATGTCTTGGAAAATCCTTTGGAAAATCGAAAAGAAATTCTTCTCCAAAGAATTCCTGTCTAA